The Lewinellaceae bacterium nucleotide sequence CGGACATGAAGGCCTTGGATTTATGGCTTCTATGTTCCACCTCTTCACCCATGCCATGTTCAAAGCTTTATTGTTCCTCGGTGCTGGTTCTATCATCCACGCTGTTCATAGCAATTACATGCATGATATGGGCGGTTTGCGCAAGTATATGCCCATCACCCATATCACGTTTCTCATCGCTTGCCTGGCCATTGCTGGTATTCCGCCTTTCGCCGGGTTCTTCAGTAAGGATGAAATTCTGGCCGCAGCGCTTCACAATAATACGCTCTACTTCGTCGTGGAATACCTCGTTGCCGGGCTCACTGCATTTTATATGTTCCGGCTTTATTTCGGCATATTCTGGGGAGAAGAGAAAAAGTACGAACATGCCCCGCATGAATCTCCGATGAGCATGGCCATTCCGCTGATCGTTCTGGCTGCTGCCAGTGCCACTGCTGGATTCCTGCCTTTCACAGATTGGGTGACCACCGACGGAGCGGCTATTGAGGGCCACATCGACTGGACCGTAGCAGGCGCTTCGATTGGAATTGGCGTAGTGGGTATTTTGGTTGCCATGGCCTTTTACCGAAAAAAAACAAATCTGCCCGAACGGGTATCCAAGTCTTTTGGAGCCTTTTACAGATGGGCTAATCATAAATTTTATATCGACGAGGTGTACCTTTTCGTAACAAAGAAGATTCTCTTTAATGGAATTTCAAGGCCGGTAGCCTGGTTTGACCGCCACATAGTGGATGGAACGATGAATTTGATCGGAAACACTACGGCAGCTTTTTCATCAAAGATCAAGGGCATGCAATCAGGCCAGGTACAGCAATATGCTTTTGCCTTCGTTTCTGGGGTGATCGTGATTGTGCTGTTTTTTGCTTATATCTGGGGACAGTAGAGATTTATATCCCGATTTGGCGGTGCGGAATGTCGCTTCGCTGCAGGGGTGGATTAATCGACCGAATGAATTCGGTTGTTACTTTTTGGATTCACCGAATAAATTCGGTGTTACTTTATTGATTATTGCCGGGCAACCGGTTTAAGGGTTCAATTATGGATATTTTAACTTTACTAGTTGTTATTCCAATTTTGACCATCATCGGTTTGATGATCAGTCGGGATTATAAACAGGCGAGAGTGGTAGCTGCCGTGGGAATGGGGCTCCAGTTTTTGCAATCTGTTTATTTGCTTTTTGCCTTCCTTCGGGAGCGGGCTTCGGGCAATGAAGCTGATATGCTTTTTACCAGAAGCATGGTTTGGTTCAAGCAGTTCAACATCCATTATGATATTGGGGTGGACGGCATTTCCGTAGCGATGATCTTATTGACCGGGATCGTCACCTTTGCCGGCGTTTTCATCTCCTGGCAAGTGAAGGAATTATCAAAAGAATTCTTCATTTCCCTTATCATCCTGGCAACGGGGGTATTTGGCTTCTTCATCTCCCTCGATTTGTTCACCATGTTTGTATTTTACGAGATAGCGGTTATTCCGATGTACCTCCTTATCGGAATCTGGGGAAGTGGTCCGAAGGAATATTCGGCGATGAAACTTACCCTGATGCTTATGGGAGGATCAGCTTTTCTGCTGGTAGGGCTACTCGGAATTTACTTCAATTCAGCAGGTGACGGCGGAGCACTGACCTTTAATATCATGGAAATTGCCAAACAGCATATCCCAATTGAGGCCCAGCGTTTTTTCTTCCCTTTAACTTTTGTGGGTTTTGGCGTTTTGGGAGCGCTTTTCCCCTTTCATACGTGGTCTCCTGACGGCCATGCTTCTGCCCCTACAGCAGTTTCCATGTTACACGCGGGAGTATTGATGAAACTGGGAGGATACGGTGCTTTCAGGGTAGCCATGTTCCTCATGCCTGAAGCCGCCAGTGAAATGGCGTGGTTTTTCATCATTCTCACAGCGATAAGCGTCATTTACGGTGCGTTTGGAGCGATTGCCCAAAAAGACCTGAAATATATCAATGCCTATTCCTCAGTGAGCCACTGCGGATTGGTTTTATTTGCCGTGTTGATGATCAACAAGACGGCCTTCAACGGAGCCGTACTGCAGATGCTCTCCCACGGCCTGATGACGGCCCTTTTCTTTGCCCTTATCGGAATGCTGTATGGAAGAACCCATACCCGTGATGTGTATAAAATGGGTGGTTTGATGAAAGTCCTGCCGTTTATTTCTGCCGTTTACGTCATTGCCGGTCTGGCCTCTTTGGGATTGCCCGGACTGAGCGGATTCGTAGCGGAAATGACCATCTTCGTGGGCGCTTTCCAGCATCCTGATGCGTTCCACAGAATTGCGACCATCATCGCCATATCAGCCATAGTGGTCACCGCAGTGTATATTCTCAGAGTCGTAGGCATCATGCTGATGGGACCGATCAAGCATGACGAATTCAACGACCTGCCCAGGGCTATGTGGTTTGAAAAGGTAGCAGCCGTTTTATTGATCATTCCAATCTTAGGAATGGGTCTTGCTCCACTTTGGCTTTCGAATATGATCGGTGACAGCCTTGGCCCCTTGATGGAAAAATTCAGTTTCCTTTTGGGAAATTAGCAACAAGAAACCAGTAACCAGCAACAAGAAACATGGAATTAAGTAGTTTATTATTGATGAGACAGGAGCTATTGCTGACAGCGATCATCCTGATCATTTTAGGGGCAGAGATTTTTCTTTCCAAAGAACAGAAGGGGTTAATTGTCCCCATCGCCCTTGGCCTTTTTGCCATTCAACTCGTGGTGGGTTTTTTCCCGATGGAATATGGTAGCCTTTTCGGTAAAATGTACCAAAATTCAGGACTGACGCACCTGATGAAAAATATCCTCAACATAGGAGTGATGATCATCTTCCTGCAATCTGCCTCCTGGCTTCGTCAGGATGTCATCAACCAGGGACGAGGTACGGAGTTTTACCTGTTGGTATTGTCCACTCTGCTCGGGATGTATTTCATGATCTCGGCCGGGGACTTTTTGATGTTCTACCTGGGACTGGAACTTTCCTCCCTCCCGTTGGCAGCCCTGGCAGCCTTTGACATTTATAAAAAACGTTCTGCTGAGGCGGGGATCAAATTCATCCTTTCGGCGGCGATGGCTTCCGGCGTATCCCTTTATGGAATTTCGATGATCTACGGGGTCACCGGCTCATTGTATTTTGACGAAATCGCTACCACTTTTAATTTCGGCGGGCTTGAGGTCATGGCGCTGGTATTTTTCTTTGCAGGGCTGGCCTTTAAAATGTCGCTGGTGCCTTTTCATTTCTGGACCGCAGATGTTTATGAAGGAGCGCCCATCTCTATTACCTCTTACCTATCCGTGATTTCAAAAGGAGCCGCTGTATTTATTTTGACGATCATTCTTTTTAATTTCATGAAGTCAATGCAGGATGTCTGGAAGGATATTGTTTACATCATTGCAATCCTCACCATGACCCTGGGTAATTTATTCGCCCTGCGTCAAAAAAACATGAAACGATTCCTGGCCTTCTCCTCTATTGCCCAGGCAGGATTCCTGCTCCTTGGTGTCATAGCAGGTACCCAAAGCGGGATGGCTGTAGTCGTATATTTTGTATTGATTTACATCTTCTCTAACCTCGGAGCCTTTGGAGTGGTACAAGCTATTTATGTGAATACCGGGAAAGAAAATATGGATGATTATGAAGGCCTGTACCTTACCAATCCAAAATTGAGTCTGGTGATGTTATTGTCACTATTCTCTCTTGCAGGAATCCCCCCCGTGGCAGGTTTCTTTGGAAAATTTTTCCTGTTTATGGCCGCAGCCGGTGAAGGATATTACTGGCTGGTATTGGTAGCTGTGATCAATGTTATTATTTCCTTGTACTACTATTTACTGGTCGTTCGGGCCATGTTTTTGAGAAAAAGCGATAATGCTATTCCAATGTTCACTTCCGATAATCTTTTAAAACTGGGATTGATCATTTGTGTATTTGGCATCCTCGTTGCGGGGCTTTACAGTCCACTTTACGAGTATATTTTCGCCTTAAGCGCGTTGAAATAGATTGAAGGAGATTGAAATAGATTGGAACTCTTTGAACCCTCCCGACCTACGGTGCGGGATGTCGCTGCGCTCCATTTGAACCATTTGAACAACTGAAACCATTGGAACAATTTGAACGGCTTGAACAATCTGAAACAAAAAAATTATGGCATTAAATAGCGGAAGACATCTTTTTGGAGAACTTGAGGACGGCACCCAGGTCACCTACGTGGAGAAAAAAGTGGAAAAAGAACGCGCTGACTTTCTGAAAGAACTTTTGGAGCACAACGGTTATCATGTGATCATTGAGGAAGAAAAAAGAAAGACGGAAGAAGAACCTCAATACTATACGGTCTGTGTGGATGACATCACTTTTAACCCTGTTATCGCTGTTTACAACAGGCACCTGCATACCCATGACGGAAGGAAGGTCACCCCGGATTACTGGAATCAGATCACAGAAAAAACGGTTCCTACTTACTGGGAAAAGGATTCAAAGTGATGTATTATTTTTATCTACAACATAAAACAGCAGCATTGGAAATGGCTGCTGTTTTATGTTGTACACCTAACAAAACTCCATTTAACTCTTGTTTTTCCTATCTGCCTTTCATCTCAATTTGAAATTTAAAAAATAAGAGATTACTTTCGCATTCGATTAAACATGAATGAAAGGGGAGCCCGCTTTTCGATAGAGCCTGAATTCCCAATCCATTCCCTTTAAATGCCTTTTTTAACTTTGAGATTACTGACACTATCGTTCCTGTACTGCGGGATCGACAAACAAAAAATTACACAAAAAATACTTTGATTCAACATGAAAATAATGAATTCTTCCATTTCAATAGTGCTTTTTATTTTGGGGATCACTATGCTCACGATATTGGGATGTACCAAAAACAAAACGACAGCAGACGATATCCCTGCCATTTGTGAAACGCTCAATATCGCCTATAACGATGAAATAAAAACCATCATAGACCTGAGCTGCTCCGTTAGCGGATGTCACGACGGGACTACCGGAATCGGAGATTTCGCGTCGTACAACGGATTATTGAGCAGACTGGATAATGGGCTGATCCGGGAAAGAGCGATTGACACCCCCGTGAGCAGTACCCTGCATATGCCCCCTTCCGGCATGCCTGAACTTACACAGGAAGAAAAAGACATGCTGCTCTGCTGGATATTGGAAGGCTATCCTGAAAATTAACCATTTTATAAAACCCTTTAACAATAATCATTGATTATGCTGCGACTAAGTTTATTCCTGATAGCAATGGTCTCTTGCATCCTCCTGAACGGACAGGAAGTATTTCAGACTTTTAAGGACAGAAGAATCATCAATGCCCAATCGGTGGAGATGCTTAAAAAATACGAACTGGATGTCCGCATTACTCACCGTTTCGGAGATCTCGCCGGAGACAACGGCGGCTTTCAGACCTTTTTTGGGTTCGAAAATGCCACGGATGTAATGATCGGGGCTGAATACGGCATACTGAATAATCTAAATGCAGGAATTTACCGGGCCAAAGGAGCAGGAAGTTACCCTAGCGGAAGATCCGGTCTGCGCCAATTGATGAACGGTTTTGTAAAATACCGGATTCTGCAGCAATCCGATCAGGATGGCAGCCCCATCACCCTGGCTGTTCTGGGGGTAGCATCTGTTTCCTCGGGGCCAAAATCTGAAAGCCCCAGCAGTATCAATAACTTTTCCACCTTTACGGACCGTATGGCGTTTGCCGCCCAACTGCTGATCGCCAAGAAGTTTTCCGACGGATTTTCCCTCCAACTCAATGGAGGATATGTACACCGCAACCTGGTTGCCTTTGACGATGTTAACGGCATCATCAGCCTGGGGATAGCTACACGGGTACAGGTCAACAAGGTTTTTGGGTTAATCGCCGACGTAACCCTTCCCTTTTCAGAGAACAGAACTACCGCAGAGGGATTTTATCCTTCCATCGGAGTTGGATTGGAAATCGACACCGGAGGTCATATTTTCCAGGTCAACCTGACCAATTCCAAGGGTAGCGTGGAAACGGATTATATTCCTTACTCCACTTCCAATTGGGGAGACGGCGAATTCAGACTCGGATTTACCATCTCCAGGATTTTTCACCTGTAAAGCAACCATCCATGCAAAAATTAATCATTGGTTCCCTCGTGTCCGGATTTTTGTTTTTCATCAGCATGGGCTCTTCGGATCACCCTGAAATAGTCTTTGATGAGGAAACTTCCGTGGCCAATATTCTTGAAAAACTGGGCGATTTGCCCCAGCCCCATAAACCTGACCTTAGGTTACCCGGCGTTTCGGCAGAAAATGGCCGCAGCATCCTTTTTGAAGGCATCAGCCTGGATGCTTCCGGCCATAAAATGCCGCGCCAGAGTAAACATTTCGTTTGTACCTCCTGCCACAACATGGTAAAGGAAGATCCCGATCTCAGCGTTTCCGATCCCGAGGCCCGACTGGCTTACGCCAGGGAACACCAACTCCCCTTTCTCCAGGGAACAACACTTTACGGAGTGGTCAACAGAACACATTTTTACAACGGGGATTACGATAAAAAATACGGCGACCTCGTAAAAGAAGCCCGCAATGACCTGAGGGGCGCCATCAACCTGTGTGCCGTAGAATGTTCACAGGGCCGAAATCTGGAAAAATGGGAAATGGAATCTATCCTTGCCTACCTTTGGACTATTGACCTTAAAATGAGCGACCTCATCCTTAACGAGCGGGAACGTTCCTCCATCACAGCCGCATTAAACGGCAGATCCGATAAATCGGAAGCTATCGAACTCCTGAAATCCCGTTATCTTCAAGCCTCACCGGCGACCTTTCTCACCCCGCCGGAAGACCGAACGAAAGGCTACGGACTCAAGGGAAATCCCGAAAACGGTAAAGCAATCTACGAACTCAGTTGTCTGCACTGTCACGACAAGGGCAGGTACGCCTTTTTTGTATTGGATGACTCCAAGTTTTCTTTTGACTTCCTGGACAAACATGTCGATCGTTATACCCGGTATTCCATTTACCAGGTGGGGCGTTATGGCACTTATCCGTTGAACGGGAAGAAAAGTTATATGCCACAATACACGAAGGAAAAAATGAGCAACCAGCAAATGGAAGACCTGCGGGCTTACATCGGGCAGATGGCAAAGGGGATATAAAAAACAGTAAAAAAGGCTCCATTAGAAAAGAATTGGTTAAGTCTGTGAAGGATGGCCCGGGCACTGCCATTCAAGTTATTTTGAGCGGCCATACAATAGAAATTTTCTTTAAAAACAGCCTCCTTTACTTCCTTATTTCTTCCATTTTTATTTTCTAATAAATTCCACAGACCTGTATATTAATGTTTGTATATTTGGCCTTTTAGTGCGATGATGAAATGAGAAACTAAGCAATGAAAAGCAAAAGCCAAAAATTAGGGGAGCTAGGATCCACCGCCATTTGTGGCAATGATATAAGTTCTTCCGTCCTTTATGTTTCAGCCTTATCCAGACCTGATCAAGGAACTTTCGTCAAAGTGGTCCATCCCGATCAACTTTATGTTCATTGGGTCACCGAGCAATAAATTTCCCCACCTCATTGAAGATCTGGGCGGGGTAAGGCTGATTATTTAACAAAACTTCCCTCCTGAAAATCTTTGAGGGAAAAAACATAATTCCACCCCCGGCAAAGCCGTAAGCATCAATTACCAAACAGCAAAAATGACCAGTATGACCATCAAATGGGGAATTATCGGATGCGGCAGGATCGCGCATAAGTTTATCCAGGATTTTGAATTTGTGGAAAAAGGAATCGTCGTGGCCGTGGCTTCCAGATCTATGGAGAAGGCTGCGGAATTTGCCGGGCAATACGATGTAAAAAAAGCCTATGGCACTTACGATGCCCTGGCTGCCGACCCGGAAGTTGATGCGATCTACATTGCCACTCCACACAATTTCCACCTGCAACACATGAAGTTGTGTTTCAATCATGGTAAAAACGTATTATGCGAAAAACCTGTTACGGTCAATGCCATTGAGTTTGAAGAAGCCACAGCCCTGGCCAAAGCAAAAAATGTTTTCCTCATGGAAGCCATGTGGACCTGGTACCTCCCCGCAGTTAAAAAGGCGAAGGAATGGATCGGGCAAGGCAAAATCGGGGATTTGAAATTCATCCGGGCGGATTTTGGCTTTAAGGCTCAATTCAATGCAGAAGACCGAACCTATAATCCCGATCTGGCAGCAGGCGCCTTGCTCGATATCGGCATTTATCCGCTTGGCCTGGCGGCCTTCCTGGTGGACAGCGAGATCAAAAATGTACAATGCGCCGGATATCTCGGGACCACGGGCATAGATGAATATAATGCCATCAGCCTGGTATATGAAAATGGCGTTTTTGTGCAGGCCTCCAGCGGCGTGGTGTCTGACCTCCACAACGATGCCTACATCGTGGGCACCAAAGGGTATATCCGTATCGTCGATTTCTGGAAATCAAAAAAAGTGATTCTCGAAACGCCCGAAGGGGTGAAAATCTTTGAGGATGAATGTCCTTCTCACGGATATAATTATGAAACTGAGGCCGTAAACGAATTGCTGCTGGCCGGTAAAAAGGAAAGCCCCGTAATCACATTAGACCATTCGATGAGATCGATGAAACTGATGGATGCCATCAGGAAGGAAATGGGGCTAAGATATCCTTTTGAGAATTAAGCCTATTTTTTTCTTTTTTTCTTCTTCCTGTTTTCAAAGGCTTCGGCTTCTTGCATGAGTTCTTTTAAACTGGTCGAAGCATCCTGGGAAAAGTCGACCGTTTTTTGGTATTCTGAATTGGACAACTCCATTACCTTGATTTTTTTGGTAATAAATCCTTCAATTTCCTTGAGCATCTCTTGTTCCTCCGGGCTGCAAAAAGACACAGCAAATCCCCTTTCCTTGCCTCTTCCCGTCCGTCCAATGCGGTGAACGTAATTTTCAGCCTTATCCGGAAGATCGTAATTTACTACATACTGCACATGAGGGAAGTCGATGCCCCGGGCACTAACATCTGTGGCGATCAATACTTTTAATTCCCCAGATTTAAAGCGATCCATCACCGTAAAACGGTCTTTTTGTTCTTTATCGCTGTGAATGGTGGCTGCGGATATTTCAACCCGCTCCATGGCTTTGAGGACCCTTTCTGCGCGGACTTTAGTACGCACGAAAACGATAATTTTTTCGTCGGGATGTTCATTGATGAGTCGCTCCAGGAAGAATCTTTTGTCATCCATATCAACAAAGGCAACCGAGTGCTCCACGTTTTGAGTCACCGGATCATCCGGGGATAATTGTATCCGGATAGCATTATTATTGACCAGCGAGTAGGCGAGTTTTTTAATATTGGCATTGATGGTAGCAGAAAAGAAAAGCGTTTGTCTGCGCTTGGGCAAAAACTTCAACAGATCGCGAATATCCTTGATAAAACCGAGGTCGAGCATATGGTCGGCCTCGTCGAGGATGAGAATTTCCACCCTGTGCAATAATAAATGTCCCTGGCTCACCAGGTCAAACATCCGGCCGGGAGTGGTGACGAGAATATCTATTCCATCCTGCAATTTGGCAATCTGCGGCCCCTGCTCTACCCCACCGAATACACAAAATGTTTCCACCCCGGTTTTTCGCCCAAGAAGCTTAAACACTTCCGTAATTTGAATGCCCAGCTCTCTGGTGGGCACCATAACGATACACTTGACCCCTTCCGTCCGGCGGTTGCGTAAACGATCCTGGAGGATATTTAACACGGGAATGGCGAAAGCTGCCGTTTTACCCGTCCCCGTTTGCGCAATGGCGAGGACATCTTCCCCTTTGAGAATATTCGGAATCGATTTGAACTGGATATCCGTCGGACGCTTAAACCCCAAAAGATCCAGATTATGCTTAATTTCGGAAGAAATGCTGTAATTTTCGAATTTCATGGAAGTGTCTGTGTTACTGGTTGCTCGTTCCCCGAGGTGACATCTTCGCAGCGTGGGCAATGTGCGCGGGCAAAAGGTGTCATCTCGTAGCTGGATTGTTTTTGAATACCCGGCAAAGTTACGGTTTGAGAATTGTAACTTGTAACTTTAGGCGATAAAACAAAAAAAGGTAAACGGTACATCACTTTTTAAAGCCCAAATTTGACCCCTTAAAACACCTGGACCCCTTGGAACCATTTGAACCCTTGGAACAATTTGAACAATTGGAACCCTCTAAACAACAAAACCATCAAAACCATCACCACACATATCGTCCCGGAGGGCATAACAAATATCCGACTGCAGGATTACGCTAAGGTAGTCTTCAAACCCTTCCTGTTTTCCGGCCAGGGTGCAAAAAAAGCCATAAAGAGAGGGAATGTCCTGGTAAACGGAGCCGTTGCCCTTACGGGATACTGGATCCAGCCCGGGGATATCATTGAACTACGGGAATCAGCAGAAACGCCACCTAAAATCTTTGAACTGCCCCTGGAGATCATTTACGAGGACGAACACCTCGCTGTGATCAACAAACCCTCCGGTATTCCGGTAAGCGGCAATCAGTTTAAGACCATCCGGAACGCTTTGTTGTTCAATTTAGAAAGATCAAAAGACGAGGATGCCCTCACCTGGCCGAAACCTGTGCACCGGCTGGATGCCCCCACTTCGGGATTATTACTCATCGCCCGCACCAATCTGGCAAGCATTGCCCTGGGACAACAATTTGAAGCCAAGTCCATACAAAAAAAATACCACGCCATCGTCATCGGGAAAACGCCGGATCATGGCCATTGGGATTCCCCGGTCAATGGTCAGAGTGCCTATACCGAATATAAAACACTGGAGTCCGTTCCTTCCCTTAAAAACAAATGGATCTCGCTGCTTGAATTATGGCCCAAAACGGGAAGAACACACCAAATTCGCATCCATCTTTCCGAGGCCGGTTACCCGATCATGGGCGATAAAATTTATGGTACGGAAGGGAAGGTTATGAAAGGAAAAGGCCTTTTCCTGGCTTCAACGGGGCTTATGTTCAGGCATCCCACCTTCAACAAAAAAATGATTATTGAGATTGAAATACCCTATAAATTCAGATCCCTGCTGGACAGGGAAAAGAGGCGTTGGAAAAAATACGACCCCTGAGATTTTTTGAAGGTTTCCACGCAATTTTGGGCAAAAACGGTCCATTAAGTTTAAATTTTGCGACCTTGCATTTCAATAAAAAAGAATAGCATTTATATGAAAGTATTTATCTCCGGAGCGGATGGTTTTCTGGGTAGTAATTTAATCCGCGAATTACTCACAAGAAACCACGAAGTCGTTGCTTTTGTCAAGGAAGGGGATGATCCCAAAACGATTAAAGAACTTGAGTTAGAGATCAGGTACGGCGACCTGCTGGATGCCGCTTCCATTGAAGCAGCGATGGAAGGATGTGACGCCGTGGTGCACACTGCCGCCAGCACGGGCATCTGGCCCTATCGCTCAGAAATTCAGAAAAAAATCAATGTTGATGGTACCAAAAATATGGTGGCCGCTTCCAAGGCCAATAAAATCAAACGGTACATCCATATCGGCACGGCGAATTCTTTCGGGTATGGATCCAAGGAAAATCCGGGTGATGAAACACTGCCTTATGCTTCCGGCATATACGGCATGGATTATATGGATACCAAATACGAAGCGCACCAATTTGTACTGAAAGAAGCAAAGGAGAACAACTTCCCGGCCATCGTCATCACGCCCACTTTTATGTTTGGCCCCTACCCTGCCCGACTCGGTAGCGCCAAAATGGTGGTCAGTGTTTATCAAAAAAAAGTAAATGGGTACACCAAGGGCGGCAGGAATTACATTGCCGTTAAGGATGTATGCGTGGCCATCGCCAATGGGCTCACCCAAGGCAGAATCGGTGAAAGTTATATTGCCGGCAACAGAAACCTGAATTACAAAGAAATCTTTACCCTCATCGCAGGAGTGGTCGGGGTAAAACCGCCGAAACTTGCCTTTCCTGGTTTCATTGCGAAAACGGTAGGCTGGGTCAATACGGTACTCGCCAGGACTTTCAACTTTGAACCCGTCATCAGCACTTCAATGGCCCAGATGGCGCTGGATGAGCATTATTATTCTCCTGAAAAAGCCAGGAAGGAACTGGGACTCCCGCAATCTTCCCTGGAAGACGCTGTCAGGGAGAGCTTTGAATGGCTTAAGGAAAACAAGTATATTTAAACATGAGAATGGATTTCAAGGATAAAGTTGCCATCATCACCGGCTCCAACCAGGGGATCGGGAAGGAGCTGGCACGTCAGTTGGGACTGGCAGGGGCTAAAGTGGTCATCAATGGAAGAAATGAGCAAAAACTCGCCCTCGTCCAGGAAGAATTCCAAAAACTGGGCATCGATTCTTTACCGCTAAACGGAGATATTTCAGACTACAGGTTTTGCCAATCCCTTATCGGCAAAACGATCGATCATTATGGTCAACTGGATATTTTGATCAATAATGCAGGCATGTCGGCCAAAGCTTCTGTGGAAGAGGGCGATCCGGATTCTTTTAAAAAGATCATCGAGATCAATCTCCTTGGATCAACTTACACGACAAAATACGCCATTCCCCATTTGCGTGAAAGGGAAGGCAGTGTAATGCTTATTTCGAGTCTGGCCGGGATCCACGGGCTTCCCTACTTTGCGGCTTATTCCACGTCAAAAAAAGCCCTGACCGCCCTGGCAGAATCGCTGAGGGTAGAACTTCATCCGAGTAATATCCATGTAGGCATCGCTTATGTAGGTTTTACGGAAACGGATGAACAGAAAACTTTTTATAATCACAAGGGCGAGTTGGAATATCTTGAAAAAAGGAAGAATATGAATCCCACCCCCATTTCTGTAACCGCTGAAAAGATCATAAGTCAGATCAAAAACAGGAAGAAGTCGAGCTATCACAGCCTCGTCGGGCAACTGAACCGTTTCTTGTACCGCCTCTATCCTCCTTTTGTGGAAATGTTTCTGAAACGATCCTTGGGTAAGTTTAAATGAAACACATAGAACTTAAACACATAGGCACATAGTGCACATAGACCACATAGAACTTAAACACATAGACATATAGTTCACATAGACCATATAGAACCAAACACATAGGCACATAGTGCACATAGTTTTTTGAAGCACTCCCAAACCAACAACCTGAAACAACCTGAAACAATTTGAAACAACCTGAAACAATTTGAACACTCCCGACCTGCGGTACGGGATTTCGCTGCGCTCAACTTGAAACAACTTGAACAAAAAAAATCAGTTTAGCTCCTCACGAAAACCACACACCAAAATTTTAAAATTTGACATCTTCTCAAGGAAGTCTTATTTTTACGAAAAACTACCTGATTCAGCTATGAAAATTAAATGGACTATTCTTGCAATTCTAATGTTGCCGATGCTAAGTGTTAACGCACAAAAAGAACTCAAAGGCAAATGGGAAGGCACAATCACCTTCGGCGGTTATGACAAAAAGGAAGGAGATAAATTTGAAATGCAGCTCGATATCAAGGGAAAACTTGTTACCGGTTACACTTATATTTACAAAAATAATGCTGAGGTGATTATCCGGAAATTCAGCGGCCGGATTTTTGAGGATCGCTCCTTTTATTTGGAAGAACTGCCTGATGCCCAGGCCAGCAAAGATAAGGAACCGGGGCAGGAAAGTACCTTGCGCAAGTATCAGTTCGTCTTTACCCGAAGTGTATTTGATTCTACTCTGGAAGGCCACTGGCAGGATATCACCAATGACCCTTTTAGTCAATCACGTGGTCGGGGACGCATTTATTTACACAAAGCGGATAAGTCGAAAGCTTAACATTTTTATGCTTCCAGCATTTTCACCATGGTGAGGATCGTGGCAATAGCTACGGTTTCTCCTGTCTCATCATAAACATCCACCAGGAATTTAACGATACCTTTACGGAAATCTTCCCCTTCTT carries:
- a CDS encoding DEAD/DEAH box helicase encodes the protein MKFENYSISSEIKHNLDLLGFKRPTDIQFKSIPNILKGEDVLAIAQTGTGKTAAFAIPVLNILQDRLRNRRTEGVKCIVMVPTRELGIQITEVFKLLGRKTGVETFCVFGGVEQGPQIAKLQDGIDILVTTPGRMFDLVSQGHLLLHRVEILILDEADHMLDLGFIKDIRDLLKFLPKRRQTLFFSATINANIKKLAYSLVNNNAIRIQLSPDDPVTQNVEHSVAFVDMDDKRFFLERLINEHPDEKIIVFVRTKVRAERVLKAMERVEISAATIHSDKEQKDRFTVMDRFKSGELKVLIATDVSARGIDFPHVQYVVNYDLPDKAENYVHRIGRTGRGKERGFAVSFCSPEEQEMLKEIEGFITKKIKVMELSNSEYQKTVDFSQDASTSLKELMQEAEAFENRKKKKRKK
- a CDS encoding SDR family oxidoreductase gives rise to the protein MRMDFKDKVAIITGSNQGIGKELARQLGLAGAKVVINGRNEQKLALVQEEFQKLGIDSLPLNGDISDYRFCQSLIGKTIDHYGQLDILINNAGMSAKASVEEGDPDSFKKIIEINLLGSTYTTKYAIPHLREREGSVMLISSLAGIHGLPYFAAYSTSKKALTALAESLRVELHPSNIHVGIAYVGFTETDEQKTFYNHKGELEYLEKRKNMNPTPISVTAEKIISQIKNRKKSSYHSLVGQLNRFLYRLYPPFVEMFLKRSLGKFK
- a CDS encoding RluA family pseudouridine synthase, which translates into the protein MNNWNPLNNKTIKTITTHIVPEGITNIRLQDYAKVVFKPFLFSGQGAKKAIKRGNVLVNGAVALTGYWIQPGDIIELRESAETPPKIFELPLEIIYEDEHLAVINKPSGIPVSGNQFKTIRNALLFNLERSKDEDALTWPKPVHRLDAPTSGLLLIARTNLASIALGQQFEAKSIQKKYHAIVIGKTPDHGHWDSPVNGQSAYTEYKTLESVPSLKNKWISLLELWPKTGRTHQIRIHLSEAGYPIMGDKIYGTEGKVMKGKGLFLASTGLMFRHPTFNKKMIIEIEIPYKFRSLLDREKRRWKKYDP
- a CDS encoding NAD-dependent epimerase/dehydratase family protein, which translates into the protein MKVFISGADGFLGSNLIRELLTRNHEVVAFVKEGDDPKTIKELELEIRYGDLLDAASIEAAMEGCDAVVHTAASTGIWPYRSEIQKKINVDGTKNMVAASKANKIKRYIHIGTANSFGYGSKENPGDETLPYASGIYGMDYMDTKYEAHQFVLKEAKENNFPAIVITPTFMFGPYPARLGSAKMVVSVYQKKVNGYTKGGRNYIAVKDVCVAIANGLTQGRIGESYIAGNRNLNYKEIFTLIAGVVGVKPPKLAFPGFIAKTVGWVNTVLARTFNFEPVISTSMAQMALDEHYYSPEKARKELGLPQSSLEDAVRESFEWLKENKYI